A window of Thalassophryne amazonica chromosome 12, fThaAma1.1, whole genome shotgun sequence genomic DNA:
tccctccggggtcctcatcaggaagcagacagcaccacgctcccaaggtccaccacagacagcaggacagggcaacgcagctggaaggccggctggcatcaacaaaagccccaaaacattccccagtacagtccaacacacaggaaaaaacacaaaacccacccaaaacctccccaggggaccgtcccatcaaaccccgggaagaaaagaaaaactcccaaacacaaaaacccaacacagccccacaaacacaatacaaacataaatgcataaaagaaaaataacaaacaaccccccaagaacgacctgcagagcccccccccagaaggccttcaccgccagttccaggaggaacagccagaaccagaatcccacaaaggtccccaggtatacatggagcaaacggcgccccccagaggaccgtaccatcaaccgcAGGAGGTACccaccccggaaccccagacccggccacacttggctagttggccccaagccaattcccccccagaggactgtcccatcaaccctggaggtggaacccggaaggaaacagaacaaaatcaaaattcaacccccggaggactaccaaaaacaaccccggggggatataaaacgaccgtaaaccctgttaccctccccggcaccccgaaagaccccaggtccctcacagagcccctcggcggctcaattttggcgaacggctcaaaacattaagccggggaagggaacaggaaaaaactaacccagccccaaccccaaggcgcagcggagaaccggaaatacgtccggtgccccaactcgaccataccccagcctctcgggaggggtggaactaccgaaatggcgaacggcaacagatcggcccacccctccgactgaggtatgtctccgctgcaccacaccccggcaacaccaatgacggacggtacaaaggctcaccgaggctggagtggaaccgggccctaaccaaaccaagaaaaacgcccctaacaccccccccccccccaggtgcagaggtcttctgagaacgctcagcgtgaccaacctgcaccaccccacaacccacaagacaaacggtcttggggcaagtgaggttggggttagggatgtagggaaataaaacacaacaaaataaaacgacccaacaacccaaacagaaaatacctaaaaacacataaaaattaacaattaagtgagcccagacgggcttctatctGCCTAataattcactccaccagacacgcctctgactccccaaacaaattataacccctatttaaagaaaacaaaacattaacccgtactagattttttttttttttttttttttttttatgtgttattttgcctgtcccagaacacctggagatacgtcaccattatttttcttgacgtttatatgtcggggcaatacagtaatctctgctcgtccgaactgcatgggctcgtcaacaggaggagccagtggtcccatcggaggagcctcagtggggcgaagaagaggcggcccagatctgtgtcggggaaagccccgagacgaaaaaaccccgctctgatgggcgtcctctctcgcgtccacgctccttcatccgatcatctagacgaatcaccaacgatattagctcatctaaatcgtttggctcgtcactgactgccagctcgtcttttaatgactcatttaacccatctacaaacacgcctcgtaaagctgcggcattccaacctgactgagcagaaaaaatccgaaagtccacggaatactccgccgcactccgccttccctgtctgagattcagcaaccgttgagcaacggtattcgttttcaccggatggtcaaaaaccagtcggaattCCCGGGAGAaagccttaaaggatcctaacaatggcgagttgttactccacaacgctgtgacccaaactaaggcgtcacctcggagcaaatttgtcacatatgacacACGACTcctatcagaagagaaggaagccggtcgctgagcaaaaaccagagaacattgcatcaaaaacgaagcacaggcttcgacgtctcccgcataaggctccggatgacaaataattggttcggacgccgaatctctgggtgacagagttatctgcaccggtatcgatgatgccgcagctggagcagcaggaagcggaacagcttgtgctgcgagctccgtaacacgggcgtctgtttgtttaatttggtttgcgagatgctgtaattgctcccatattttctccaagtgttcttgaactttttcggcaaaaggaaccgcctctgccgctgggtccattatggaatggacaGGaacctactgttatgtgtcgacgcgggttgaggagcggacctgcgtcagacggaacccagcactacaaataaccagaaaagcggttccaaaaacaatatatttatttcacccactggtgcataaaaagtgtaaaaacagaaatagcgtccttctggtggagtgaaggctggcacgctctccagcgcccaaaaggatcgaagcccggtgctcctggacccactaccaccgccaaacacccctcaggtggacacaacaaaccgactctctgcgaagcatagaagaggtgaggtaagttagcagttacaactaatatccttcaaaagacacacactatcagcaacacatacaggtctgtattttaagctttatgcaaataagcagcttctcacaacaggtggaggaccacttgtccgcatgccacagcagtgagaagcgagctgcacaatcctcatcacaattcaagtttactgcgtaacaaaataccaagttactatcaacaattagtcaaacacttaattacctttgatgtgtgctgacagcatgtgtccctcacccttccttgcttcacgggctcgatgtgtcaaacccaggcgcagtcctcagcatctcacaaacgaacatcacaaggtcgagttcccggcaattctgcttgaatcacacatgacttaaatgcagaacgccatccaattatctgcttcagctgaaagtctttaaggttgcatgtgagcaccattcacaggtgctacacatgatgttgatgagggtgaaggattcttcagccagcaccttctccacagacaaatcagttctcatgccacctggagagcaaagaaaagaaaagaacaccaaaatatccagccacaccccccaacacacaacagtttgaaAATCAGGACTGAGTCAGTTAGTGTCCAGATGATGCTTGCATGTTAAAGGTATTTTAAACATTAtatgtgtgctttttaaaaaattgtaaATGATTTAacaagatttaacataattttggTACATTTTTTGTTATATTGTAGCGATACACTCAAAGCAACGGGCGCAGGCCGTTTGGCATCTCTGCTTTAATTGTTGGTTTTGATTACGATGGGACTCCAAGGCTCTATCAGACTGACCCCTCAGGAACCTACCACGCCTGGAAGGTCAGTCAGTCTGTTCTTTGTTGTGTTCTGGTTTTAATGATATTAGCACACAAAGTATTTTGACAGTAGATGGTGATTAATAATACTGTGTATGTCATTTATGTTACAATGGTGATTCAGGCTAATGCAATCGGCCGAAGTGCAAAGACCGTGAGAGAGTTCCTGGAGAAGAACTACACAGACGAAGCCATTGCTGGAGACAACGAGGCAATAAAGTTGGCCATCAAAGCTCTGCTCGAGGTAACGTCAAGTTTAGAGTCTgcaccaaaaacaacaaaaaagtacaaGATATTTTCAGTATAAAATGGACACTTAAATTtacacaatgtgattttcatcAGCTTGGAGAAGTGGTTAAAGGTGTGAGGAGTGGCTTTGAATGCAGGATCATAGGTTTGATCCCCAACTGGGCTGAAAATGTGAAGGAAACCTCACAAATGTCAGGAAAACTCCTGGAAATGCTCTGGAGATGTCCTGGAAAATTATTTCTTAAAAAGAGGGGGAACCCTGTCCTGCCATGTACACATTCATTTCCATTCAGTCCGCCCTGTGCCAATGACATATCACAGCTCAGTCCCACAGGCTACACAGGGAGCCATACCCCTTCATGGTGCTTGGTGCGTACGGGTCAGGATGTGGTTGGCTCTGGCagtaacagtacagtagagctttCATGTATATGCAGATGTTTCAAAAAAAGACagtgtattcacagcgcttcactttttcctttttttttatgttagtcttattccaaaatgaatgaaatatatttttcccctcaaaattctacacacaataccccataatgacagtgtggaaaaagttttttgtttttttttttaagcttttttgcaaatttatatataaaaaaacacttGACCCTGGATTATCTACTCCTTTAAGCAACAGTTGGGTCATTGTGTTCCAAGATTCTTGAAatagagcaatatctccacctggtgggcatttaccaataatgcaggtacaatagaattttgccaagaccTGCAATGGCAGATTGGTGATTAGCACTATTGCGTCACACCAAGAATGTTCTGGGATCGCTTcgcacttggtcctttctgtttgGGTCCTTATTGTGTGGGTTCTGTTTGGTCCTTATTACACACTGCAGAGGTTTTGAGTGTTGATTTATTTAGTTATTGATCACATATTTGTTGTGTTACAGGTTGTCCAATCGGGAGGAAAAAATATCGAACTTGCTGTGATCAGACGGGACCAGCCGCTAAAGGTAACCTTGCTGCAGATCTTTTATGGATGCGTGCGATGGCTGACACTGACTTTTCTTTTACGGCTTTTTGTAGATTTTGGAATCAAAAGAAATTGAGAGTCTGGTGGCTGAGATTGAGAAGGAAaaagaagaggaggcagagaagaaaaagcagaaaaaaaccACCTGATGCTGCTCATCCACACGGTTTTTCTTTATTGCACTTGGAAGACATTTTTTGGGTTGCAGATTACTAAGTGACAGAGTTTTCAGATCGCCTACTTTATTTCATTGTAAAGACCTGGACCCTAACTTCAGAtctgtttatttacatttgcCTGTGCTCACAGAGAATGTCCAGTCAAATCCTTCTAGGTGTTACCTGACGTGCTTGAGAACATGGATAGATCTCAGGTTAAGAGTTGAGGTCTTCAATGATGAGATGTTTTTGTATATCATTTACCAAACTGCTCTGATTGACACAAATCTCAAACGTTGAAATAAAGGTTTTTAACATTTTGAATCGTAATTGAAGAACGAGCTCAGTGTAAACTGATGTCTTCTCATTCTAAGAGGTCCATAAGGTGGTGAAGGTTTGTGattcttaatattattattattattttcccccAAGCATTCAACATGTGCTTTCATGTAAATTGTTGACCTTTTTACTCAAGGGGTTTAATGACAATATAACCATTAGGAATTCCCTtgaaattggacaaactaaacacaATGATTGCAGTGaagacaaatcatcacttttgcagccagtttgcGTTTGATGAGTTGGTGGATGGATGCATGAGTTCTCAAAACTGATCGTGCAAGAAGGAAAGTAGTGGTGGAAGTCACCAAGGACAGCTGTGACAATCCAGAAAGGCGTTTATAGGCTTGTGCAGATGCAGTTATGCAGCTTCTGACTGGTGCATCCCCAGCCAGCTTCATGGTGGATTGCAACAGAGATTTTGTCAAAAACACATCAGATCTAGGCGACAGCCTCTATGTGTCTTATGTCAGGTTGTGGCTGAAattttcacatctttttaagaaaagccATCTCtcattccaccatgaagctgtataacgggGGGATACAACAGACGAAAGCTACATGACGCACTGTTTCTCAAGTAACCTACAGCAGCTTtaaagttgtcttggtggcttccctcactagtcagcCTTTTGCATGTTCACATACTTTTTGAGAATTGCCTATTCAGACAGATTTGCCGTCCAGTACTGTACCATTTGTATTTCATatttactgatttaaatgaacTTAAACATATtcattgatttggaaatgttcatgtatccatcccctgatgtgtttgaagaaaacttgctgtaaaagtgataattacGTTCAGTTTGTCCCATTATTTAAGGTACCTGCAAACCGAGGGACTGTGTGTAAAAATAGgtttaattcctaaatggttattgtgatgttttctgtttaaacctcttaaattaaagctgaaatttGGCACTACAAGAACATCTTGTTTCACTTCAAGTTCATTGCGGTGGTTCACAAAgataaaattacaaaataataaataaaaaaaggctACTTTCCAAATATGAGCCTAAGCATATTTACAAAAGTATATTTGATTCATTTCCACCTGGACAGGAAATAGGAACATTAAATCATTTTTACAGTGAAGGATACCTTCAAAACGTGGGgttaaaaggagaaaaaaaatatggattttttttttttgtggtgtgggGTGTGGAGGCTTATTGATTATCTTCCTGCAAAGGAAGCACAGCGATAAAGATAACTACAGTTTCAAACTCCACCGGCGGCACTGTAGCGTGAGGCTATAAAACGCAGTGTTTTTCATTTATCAGCATTCTGTAGCACAGACCTGGAAATTGGGAAGTAGCTGGGGTTGCTTTATAAAGTGCTCGCCTCTCCTTCAGTCATTTAAAACAAATTAGTGAAGAGCGAATGAAGTGTCTAATTGTGGCCCAACGAgaccccactttttttttttccctcttttttttttgggattTCACCCTAAATTCGCTTATCAAGCAACCGCTGCTCTGAATTCTCAACGACACAATTATGGCCGGCGGTGTGGTAGGGCTGCTTAATGGGATCCTGGCCTCAGACCCCAGTGGGAACTTTCAGTGACTTTAATCTGGAGCCCTTTGAAAAGTTGTGCTGCGCTGTGCTGAAGAGCCCCGGGGGTTCCCTCTGACTCTCACCAAAGACATAATGGTGAATGGTAAAGTACTTCATTTAGAGTCGTCTCCCCGAGCCAGGATTTCCTGAGTAGGTACTGTGGCTGCCTTGACGAGAGCAATTGCACTTCGTCTGCAGTTTGTCTTCTCACTCTTTTAGACCACTAATCAATTAAACTAAGGCCTCACAATATAGCTTGTCATTTTGGTTGATGAtgataaaaaaaattgcaatgtTGCACAAAGATTCTGAGCTGAAATATAATTTGCAGAATGACAACAAGTCGACCATTCTGATGGTTGTCAGCCAGATTTTGACTGGATGGTCTTTGTTCTTTGCTTGAATTGTCCAGCGTGTAttgccacacaaacacaggagcaAGATCCCACCTGTAACTAAGCGACCCTTGATTTGATATgtagaaaaaatacattttgctcCAAGAAAATTATTTCAACCACGTTTCAAACTTGTTTAAAACTTATTCAAAACCATTTCATTGGTCGATGAAGGCTTTCAGACACCCAGGGAGGCAATGTCTGTGAAAAGCCAGTCCCCAAAATAAAAAATGCCTGGGATCACTTTGAAATCCAGAAAATTGTCTGGCCATGCACACACGACCATCAAAGTAGGTCAGTTTAATGAAGAATGACACAAAATTTAAGTCACACGGCTTTGATTATATCGATACCATATTTCTCTATGGCCCAAATTTGTGTGTTAGTCtgacaaaaaaaacctaaaaaaacacacatagctagattgccatttttttttccaggcaaCACGTAAAATTACCTGAAAATCTGTAGTAAGAGTTTTCTAAGCAAAACTGCAACTCGGCACATAAATTCATTGCGCACAATGGAGGCTTCGATTTATGCCAATGTTAGCCTGTTACCATCAAGTTCTGTGACACTAGTGAGTTTTCATGATAATATTCGTCTGTTAGCACCACATTATGTGACACTAGTAAGTTTTCATTCTAATTTTAGCCTAACATTGTGTTATGTGACACTAGTGTGTCTTCAAGACACGTGAACGATTAAAAACGTTGCGAGTCACAGCTTTTTGGCATTCCCCCCGCTGAGGTCTTCAGCTACCTGATGCTACCTTCAGCTGTGTGTATTATTTAAAGCAGATTATAAATTCCATTGCTCACAATTACGGCTAACAACGTTAGGTGTaataagtattttttttaagcACATAATCCCATTGCTCACAAAGGACGCACTCAACTCATGCTaccgttagcctgttagcatcacgTTATGTGACACGTGAGCTTTCATGCTAATATTGGtctgttagcattgtgttatgtgatgctagtaGGTTTTCAAGACAAGTGATTATTACATCCATtgcaaatcactgctttaaggtgcTTTGAGGTTCTCAGCTATGACTATTTTTTAAAAGCACATTATGGATGTTTCTCACAATTAAGGCAGTTGGTTTATGAGGGATGGTCCACGTCATCCTAGGGTCTACTGGTCCTaacttctttatattatttgatggtgtatattacaaccccaaacagaTTTTAAAGTTAATGTAAcagtttcaaatagctaacaaaccaggtttgttcaatttacaaaaataaaacacattctgttgacatacaccattaatcacctttacttGTACTGCTGTCTATAAATCTGCGGAATTGAAAATCAAGAAATAATGGTAATTagccaattttatttttttaattgtcacacttttgcaagcctttcataaatgtaaaaacaacttcaacatgctctccttaataagaGGGCCAGTGCactctaggactagtgggaagtaacattagctcatgctaatgttagctgttataTCAGTGCATTCACATCACACCTAAGGATAAGATAGCACTAAGCCACTTATACAATTTATGTAAAAATTGTCACATTACTAAAATAAGGACACTTGCTCCAATACAGTGACAGCATTTACCAATTATGAACTGTCAGTGAGTGTGGCCTCTACAAGTTTAACACATCGCatccagatacacttctgatgttcgagtccaggaagtcattaaaagcctggattttagtcttAATCCAAGACAATTGCACAGCCAGATACTGATTCATGACcttctcaagtgctgtaatcAGAACGTCCATTAATTCTGCGAGAGATCACAGTATCGgctacaaagtcaaggtcagtaaacctttcctcagcaACAAAAGAACACTATCCagtacccagtccatgcaagcaccgaACAGTGCTGGTCAGAACAAGTACCTGAGGAACGCTACTGCcgtgggaacaggcccactgaatggCATGATGGAAATACccaatgttccaatacttttggagggcactgtatcttggctatgtgcttagggtcattgtcctgctgaaagatgaaccatcaccccagtctgaggtcaaacacgctctggagcaggttttcatccaggatgtctctgtacattgctgcattcatctttccctcaatcctgactagtctcccagttcctgctgctgacaaacatccccaaagTATGatcctgccaccaccatgcttcactgtagggatggtgcctggttccctccaaacatgatgcctggcattcacgccaaagagttcaatctttgtctcatcagaccagacagttttctttctcgtggtctgagagtccttcaggtgccttttggcaaactccaggtgggctgccatgtgccttttactaaggagtggcttcaatctggccactctaccatacaggcctgattggtggattgccacagagatggttgtctttctggaaggttctcctctctccacagaggaatgctggagctctggcagagtgactattgggttcttggtcacctccctgacacacagtttagacgggcagccaactctaggaagagtcctggtggatctgaacttcttccatttatggatgatggaggccactgtgctcactgggaccttcaaagcagcagaaatgtttctgtgcccttcctcagatttgtgcctcaagacaatcctgtctcagaggtctacagacaattcctttgactgaattttcatgcactgtcagctgtgggaccttatatgtagacaggtgtgtgtctttccaaatcatgtccaatcaacagaattCACCCcacgtggactccagttaagctgtcgaaacatctcaaggatgatcagtggaaacaggatgcacctgagctcagtttggagcttcatgacaaaggctatgAATAGTTATGTACACGTGGTTTCTtaccttatttatttttaatacatttgcaaatgtcttaaaaaaaacatcttttacactgtcgttatggggtattgtgtacagaattttgaggaaaaaaataatttcatccattttgcaataaggctataaaaacaaaatgtggaaaaattgaagtggTGTGAATATTTTCCGGCTGCACTGTAACTACCTACCTAGTCAGGTCAGGTATGGGAGACTTTCAGGATGTGAGAATCGACTATGTCTATCTATTGATCTATGTACCTATCAACTGCAGgctaaaattaattattttactttGTAAAGTACCTTTCTagtgaagtttctgtgtaggctctcagttgtccaggtggtttccatagtagagaagcttgaatcttcgatcttcgtcaagcaacccagtccagtcgaagattcaagcttctctactttctaGTGAAGCAAAATAATTCCTACTGTATTTGCTATGAATTGCTAcagtggatctgcatgtagattttgcacacattttacattagatgcccttcctgatacagctCCAGATGCACAAGGAGAAGGGGGTGGCCTCAAACCATGGACCTTCTTGTTGGGAGACAGGCTTGTGCCACCGTGATGCATTTAAGGGCATCGGTATATTTCGGGTAAACATCTGTTTTAAGACTCACGGTCACCGAGCCTCCTGAAATTGTGTGCAATATGACCcgcaatagttttttttttaaatagactcCACCAGAGGTGTATGCACTTGTGATGACCTCAGTTTCTATGTATCATGTTTGTATATACAGTCAGACCCATAAGTTTTTGGACACTGATGTCTTTGTGCATTACCACAACAGAGGTGAAACGAAACAAGATGTACCTGTACAGTAGTGTCGACTTTTAGCTAaattcaaaatgacaaaaaaatactgtagccATTTTTATGTACAGTCCCTccgttttcagagcccataagtaagtggacaaaaataaataaatcagttctCAATGTAAGTATTAAATCATTACATTCACAGCTagttggcatcctgtccagggggagtgttGACTTTCAGTCCGCTTCATGCTCTGGAATCCAGGTATACGCACCGATCTCAATGGGTCTCAGGGTCTACATAGGCTTTACTTAGCCAACAGAAGAGTGTAGCCCAGGTTTCATGTGGCCTTAGCTGTTGCTATCCAGAGTACAGGGCATTTAAGTAAAGTGGTGGATGCAGAGTTATATGGCACCGTCACATGCTGCCAGACCTGAGTTGGTGGTAGATTAGTATCTTATCCCACTAGGGAGAAGAAGAGCTGGTCTACtggtatgtagacctgggttttttCCCCCAGTCACAcggcctgtttgtgtccttggtcaacacacttcatttgcattgtctcagtccacccagctggaaatgggtgtctgccttggctgggaaagtaatctGTGATGCACTGACGTCCTGTCTGTCCGGGGGGGTCATAGAtggtgtcccaattcaggggctTCACCTTCACTGCAGTCATCAGCCTGATACGTCATAAGCAGCACAACTAGGCTGTCTCACCTCGAAGGCTCTTTGGAATGCAGCTGACGAATGCATCCTTTTTCCCCTGAAAACAACGGACGCAATCTGTTTCCTTTCGGGTCCAAACAATCACATGAGTCATTGtgcagtttttttcccccaaagataaaaacagaaactttTGAGCTTCATATGTTACTGGCATggaagatcatctcttgattgattccctgATGGGGTGGTGGacgtggagatgactgaacaggtccAGTCTTGATGCACACTGTTTCTTACAGACGTAGTTGGTGCTGGAAGCTTCTGATGGTCAGGATCTTACTttttctccttcctctttctcctctctgTTGTTCGTCGGCATTTATAGAAGACTTCTACACCCGTGTGGATCATTGTTCACCAGCTGTGTTGGTCCGTcgcttgttcttcccaggtctgcCAGTCGATGGAGCGGCTCAGAGGTTTGCTCTTCAGGAAGTCCTTCTCACATTTCTTCTGCTctcctctggaccattttccttcGCTTAGCTgagagtagaagatctgcttgggaagttggCTGTCATCCAGCCTAATGACTTGACCCATTCACAGAGACTGGTTGTTGATGATGGCACACCCAATGATCTGAAGCTTTGCTTCAACCAGGACACTGATTTtggtgcagtagtcttcccacttGATGCAGAGGATACCCCTCAGGTAGCATTGGTGGACTCACTCTagggcaggggtattcaactcattccagcaAGGGgcgagaaggtgcaggttttcttcgtAACCACCCACTCctccagatgatttcactgattaacatcactttgagcagatggaatcagttaatcagtgaaatcacctggaggAGTGGGTGGTCgcaaagaaatcctgcaccctctcagccttttctggaatgagttgaatacacCTGTTCTAGGGTCTTCAGTTGGCGAAGGTAGGTGGTCCAGATCCCACAGCATTGTTGGCATGACGACAGCTTTGTAGACCAGGATTTTCATCTCATGTCGAAGCTCTCTGTTGGTGAAGGTGGCTGAAGGTAAGCACTATTTGTAAGTAAGGCATAAATAAGgactaaatgattactaaactacAGGTTGCACTCACCACGCAAGCTTGCCGCATGCTTTTGTCAAGGTTGTATGGCAACAGGGGTTATGGGTGAGAAAAGCTATTGATGCAACAGAACAATGCTCCGTGGGTCAGAATGGTTTGTTCTGGCCTATGATGATTCTGAAGGCTAGACCTTCGTAGGGCACAACCTTAGAAGGATGCCACCCCTGAACTAGGATGTGCCCATAGACTCTTATACACTTTATGCTGCAGAACCAAACAACCGGAGATTTAGGGTCACTTCAACCAATAATGTAAATGTAACCGTAAGCACCAGCTTCAGTGTGCCTCGGGGCCTCTATCAGATTGACTTTCCTCTA
This region includes:
- the LOC117522137 gene encoding proteasome subunit alpha type-7; translation: MAARYDRAITVFSPDGHLFQVEYAQEAVKKGSTAVGIRGKDIVVLGVEKKSVAKLQEERTVRKICALDEHVCMAFAGLTADARIVINRARVECQSHRLTVEDPVTVEYITRYIATLKQRYTQSNGRRPFGISALIVGFDYDGTPRLYQTDPSGTYHAWKANAIGRSAKTVREFLEKNYTDEAIAGDNEAIKLAIKALLEVVQSGGKNIELAVIRRDQPLKILESKEIESLVAEIEKEKEEEAEKKKQKKTT